From the Candidatus Tanganyikabacteria bacterium genome, one window contains:
- a CDS encoding type II secretion system F family protein has protein sequence MDLRLLLVFLLAFAAAGLAAFALISKYQDQLVELFAQYTGRTREQLARTRNPLSTERFTRNQAIAAGLFALLGVALAPGILPRLFLGAVFGGLAWFAADRYLDWQWQRYQREFEEQLPDMVGVVSNAVKSSFSVQQALDLVTAEFADPMGAEVTEVLQEIRMGVPFEEALQNWGERLDNDDLDIFVTALIIQRQTGGNLSEVLENLAATMRERRRIQGQIRTLTTQGRFSGQILTFLPVGLYVVLYLLAPDRMGVLFSDPLGWAIIAVCATMILIGSLIVRRIVTLDV, from the coding sequence ATGGACCTCCGGCTCCTCCTCGTCTTCCTCCTGGCCTTCGCGGCAGCGGGACTGGCGGCGTTCGCGCTGATCTCGAAGTACCAGGATCAGCTGGTAGAGCTTTTCGCGCAGTACACGGGGCGCACCCGGGAGCAGCTGGCACGCACGCGCAATCCGCTGTCCACCGAGCGCTTCACCCGCAACCAGGCCATCGCGGCGGGGCTATTCGCCCTGCTCGGCGTGGCGCTCGCCCCGGGCATCCTGCCGCGGCTCTTCCTGGGCGCGGTGTTCGGCGGACTGGCCTGGTTCGCCGCCGACCGCTACCTCGACTGGCAATGGCAGCGCTACCAGCGCGAGTTCGAGGAGCAGCTCCCCGACATGGTCGGTGTCGTCTCCAACGCGGTGAAATCGAGCTTCTCGGTGCAGCAGGCCCTCGACCTGGTGACTGCCGAGTTCGCCGATCCGATGGGGGCCGAGGTCACCGAGGTCCTCCAGGAGATCCGGATGGGCGTCCCCTTCGAGGAGGCGCTGCAGAACTGGGGCGAGCGGCTGGATAACGACGACCTCGACATCTTCGTGACGGCGCTGATCATCCAGCGGCAGACCGGCGGCAACCTGAGCGAGGTGCTCGAGAACCTGGCCGCCACGATGCGCGAGCGGCGGCGCATCCAGGGCCAGATCCGTACGCTGACCACGCAGGGGCGGTTCTCGGGGCAGATCCTGACTTTCTTGCCGGTCGGGCTGTACGTGGTGCTGTACCTGCTCGCCCCCGACCGCATGGGCGTGCTGTTCAGCGATCCGCTCGGCTGGGCCATCATCGCGGTCTGCGCGACGATGATCCTCATCGGCTCGCTCATCGTGCGCCGCATCGTGACGCTGGACGTGTAG
- a CDS encoding Uma2 family endonuclease produces the protein MASADPQLRPISAEEFADMAWRYVRSELVEGVILEMGPTSGEHGSVEFDVAALVGAFVKANGLGKVYTGEVGFIVKRNPDTVYGADVAYLCNEKASKVPKRGFVPFAPDLAVEIVSPEDRWTEIRRKVDDWLAAGTLAVWVVDPERRTLDAFARNGHQALSESDVLSCGDVLPGFSVEISRLFGS, from the coding sequence ATGGCCAGCGCAGACCCGCAGTTGCGGCCGATTAGCGCCGAGGAGTTTGCCGACATGGCCTGGCGCTACGTGCGCAGCGAGCTGGTCGAGGGAGTCATTCTGGAGATGGGGCCGACTTCGGGTGAGCACGGCAGCGTGGAATTCGACGTGGCCGCCCTGGTGGGTGCCTTCGTGAAGGCAAATGGCCTGGGCAAGGTCTACACGGGCGAGGTCGGCTTCATAGTCAAGCGCAACCCCGATACCGTGTACGGGGCGGACGTGGCGTACTTGTGCAACGAGAAGGCCAGCAAGGTCCCCAAACGGGGGTTTGTCCCCTTCGCGCCAGATCTTGCGGTCGAGATCGTCTCTCCAGAGGATCGCTGGACAGAGATACGCCGGAAAGTGGATGATTGGCTGGCGGCCGGCACGCTGGCCGTCTGGGTGGTGGACCCTGAGCGCCGGACCCTGGACGCGTTTGCAAGGAATGGGCACCAGGCGCTCTCGGAGTCGGACGTCCTTTCGTGTGGCGACGTCCTGCCTGGATTCTCGGTGGAGATTTCACGTTTGTTCGGTAGTTGA